A part of Paenibacillus sp. IHBB 10380 genomic DNA contains:
- a CDS encoding metal ABC transporter permease produces MTDFWILLTAILVSTSCAILGCFLVLRKMALIGDAISHAVLPGIAIAFLISGSRDSVFMLLGAAAFGLLAVLFIQTLQNSGLQSDASIGIVFTALFAVGVIIISMNARNIDLDLDCVLFGEIAYVQWDTLSVNGVDIGPRAVWILGGTLLLILVLMSLFFKQFKICAFDPALAAACGIPVMLFHYMLMGMVSLTSVASFESVGAILVVGMLIIPAATAYLLTDRLSYMLLYSVLIGVVCSVLGYYTAFWLDASIAGCMVTVAGCLFVLTFIFSPSHGLLSRRISRKQLAA; encoded by the coding sequence ATGACAGATTTTTGGATTCTCCTAACTGCAATTCTAGTGTCAACCTCCTGTGCGATACTCGGGTGTTTTCTAGTACTTCGTAAAATGGCATTAATCGGTGACGCCATTAGTCATGCTGTACTTCCGGGAATTGCTATTGCCTTTTTGATCAGTGGTTCCCGAGATTCCGTGTTTATGCTTCTAGGTGCAGCGGCGTTTGGTCTTCTCGCCGTTCTGTTCATTCAGACACTACAGAACAGTGGATTACAATCAGATGCCTCCATTGGTATTGTATTTACAGCATTGTTTGCTGTAGGAGTTATCATCATTAGTATGAATGCACGGAATATCGATCTTGACCTTGACTGTGTCTTGTTTGGGGAGATAGCCTACGTGCAGTGGGATACTCTTTCTGTTAATGGTGTCGATATTGGGCCCAGAGCAGTGTGGATACTCGGAGGAACGCTACTATTAATACTAGTGCTTATGAGTTTGTTCTTTAAACAGTTCAAAATTTGTGCGTTTGATCCGGCATTGGCTGCGGCTTGCGGCATACCGGTCATGCTCTTTCATTATATGCTGATGGGAATGGTATCGTTAACTTCCGTGGCTTCATTTGAAAGTGTGGGTGCTATATTGGTGGTAGGGATGCTCATTATTCCTGCTGCGACAGCTTATCTATTGACCGACCGTTTAAGTTACATGTTATTGTATAGTGTGTTAATTGGCGTGGTATGTTCAGTGTTGGGATATTACACAGCATTCTGGTTAGATGCTTCTATTGCTGGATGTATGGTGACAGTAGCAGGGTGCTTGTTTGTACTTACTTTTATTTTCTCGCCTTCACATGGACTTCTTAGTCGTAGAATTAGTCGTAAACAGTTAGCTGCTTAA